Proteins encoded in a region of the Tautonia rosea genome:
- a CDS encoding haloacid dehalogenase type II: MERPKIIVFDVNETLLDLTPLKVSVAEALGGRPDLASLWFTTLLQYSLVATVADRDQHFDEIGVACLQMIAEGQGIRLDHHTARRCLALMRALPPHPEVTSALERLRDDGYRLATLTNSSRAVLADQMTHADLERFFEAMLSVEEIGRFKPHPHVYRWAARRLGVEVSECLLVAAHGWDVAGASWVGMRTAFVARPGQSLYPLGPAVDATVPSFADLPEMVARLVSSSRAERGEPVLLKKILDPQEHPPETSGRVIDLAAEAAVRVTSEDPEHPIDHAFDDSEGPGGSRWIAGTPGEQTLILAFDAPQGITRVALEVEERNVARTQDLQLALSTDGGQTYREVLRQEYGFSPTGSTFEREDWEVRADRVTHLRLVIRPDKGGRPCRASITTLALRG; this comes from the coding sequence ATGGAACGCCCCAAGATCATCGTCTTTGACGTGAACGAGACGCTGCTCGACCTGACGCCCTTAAAAGTGAGCGTGGCTGAGGCCCTTGGAGGTCGACCGGACCTGGCGTCGCTCTGGTTCACGACGCTCCTCCAGTATTCACTCGTGGCGACGGTTGCCGATCGCGACCAGCACTTCGACGAAATCGGGGTTGCCTGCCTGCAGATGATCGCCGAGGGCCAAGGAATCCGGCTGGATCACCACACGGCGCGGCGTTGCCTGGCTCTGATGCGGGCGCTGCCTCCGCATCCCGAGGTCACCTCGGCCCTCGAACGCTTGCGGGACGACGGATACCGGTTGGCGACCCTGACCAACTCCTCCAGGGCGGTCCTGGCCGATCAGATGACGCATGCCGACCTGGAGCGTTTTTTCGAGGCCATGCTGAGCGTCGAGGAGATTGGGCGCTTCAAACCGCATCCCCACGTCTACCGCTGGGCTGCTCGCCGACTGGGGGTGGAGGTCTCGGAGTGTCTGCTCGTCGCCGCTCACGGTTGGGACGTGGCGGGGGCGTCATGGGTCGGCATGCGGACGGCCTTTGTCGCTCGGCCGGGCCAGTCGCTGTATCCGCTCGGCCCGGCCGTCGATGCCACGGTCCCTTCCTTCGCAGACCTTCCTGAGATGGTGGCGCGGTTGGTCTCGTCTTCGCGAGCGGAAAGGGGAGAACCGGTGCTTCTCAAGAAGATCCTCGACCCTCAGGAGCACCCTCCAGAGACCTCGGGTCGCGTGATCGACCTTGCGGCCGAGGCGGCAGTGCGGGTGACGTCGGAAGACCCCGAGCATCCGATCGACCATGCCTTCGATGACTCTGAAGGTCCCGGAGGTTCGCGTTGGATCGCGGGCACGCCCGGCGAGCAGACGCTGATCCTGGCCTTCGATGCTCCTCAGGGAATCACTCGGGTTGCGCTCGAAGTTGAGGAGCGGAACGTCGCCCGCACTCAGGACCTTCAGCTGGCTCTCTCGACCGACGGCGGACAGACCTACCGGGAAGTCCTCCGGCAGGAATACGGCTTCAGTCCGACCGGATCGACCTTTGAGCGGGAAGACTGGGAGGTTCGAGCCGATCGCGTCACCCACCTGCGGCTGGTCATCAGGCCCGACAAGGGTGGAAGGCCATGTCGGGCGTCGATCACGACCTTGGCGTTGCGGGGTTGA